A genomic region of Deltaproteobacteria bacterium contains the following coding sequences:
- a CDS encoding MMPL family transporter, translated as MNRYIGFVTRRPVVVLLYLLLITVLLAPGMLKLQFSNAIEAFMPKSDHEYLFYEGIKEIYGDNGRFIILSVSDGDLWRPDTLSRIDALLTDLEEYKDFDREGENGRIAKFDELAGAGDLTRHELLDAFQKDPPFHRYLERKCRVLFGESDHLGGRQLKKIRAELLKTYDFKKQEIIDEVISPLTMKDISGEDDVLTAYDIIEKDDQGKRLLPRSPEEIRTFRQRLERNPSFEGALYRRDDKTGNITDFSVMIKFINLADQDPIAREIKELIDGHHDLKTVPTGIPIINIGFHNYMHRDLYTLVPIVMLVVIIVFYFNFRSLRGVVLPFITLSLTEIWIMGLMGYLGHRISSVDLSLPPLMIAVGSSYSIHILNQYYADFAMISGDDKRKGLSRSMSHISLTVLLAGLTTFIAFITLISSEITAIRDWGFYSAVGVMFAVFISSSLIPAGLAVLPHTIPSLLMNRDKTLKTTLVDRVIALTTKAAVVHYRKVLAVVTILIIFGIAGAFRLNVETVFLNYMKEGDVIRDNATEIAEKFGGFEGFAILLDSRRPDGVKDREFLEVVERFRAWLMAPENRDLFIGRTDAFPDLVKTMHMAMNNDERTFYAIPQRQSDIIDYLEIYGGDDDDFDGRFDEFEPFVDGEFRTVNILARLQQRKDHSVGTAEIKMVSERMDQYLRTELPRNIGYTISGFPMIEEKLVHYIVTGQMTSLFLSLIIVGLIVALLFNQIKAAPLALVPMSVAVILNFGIMGWLGINLDMVTSLIAAITIGIGVDDTIHFLNTFRHNRALGLPVDETITRTLAVAGKAITFTSLALILGFMVFTVSTFIPVILFGVLMAMTMVATTVGALIVLPAVIMASGVDLKTYKSESRIRKYLDLDRLLGLEQEEEKSL; from the coding sequence ATGAACAGGTACATCGGTTTCGTTACGAGAAGACCCGTTGTGGTTCTCCTCTATTTGCTCCTGATCACGGTACTGCTGGCACCGGGCATGCTGAAGCTCCAATTCAGCAACGCCATCGAAGCCTTCATGCCGAAAAGCGATCATGAATATCTCTTCTATGAAGGAATAAAGGAAATCTACGGTGACAACGGCCGCTTCATTATCCTGTCGGTTTCCGATGGTGACCTCTGGCGTCCGGACACCCTGTCGAGGATCGACGCACTCCTGACCGATCTTGAGGAATACAAGGATTTCGACCGCGAAGGGGAAAACGGGCGGATCGCGAAGTTCGACGAACTGGCCGGCGCCGGGGACCTCACCCGTCATGAGCTTCTGGATGCTTTTCAAAAGGACCCGCCCTTTCACCGCTACCTGGAGAGAAAGTGCCGGGTACTCTTCGGCGAATCGGACCACCTCGGCGGCCGACAGCTGAAAAAGATACGCGCTGAGCTTTTGAAAACTTATGATTTCAAGAAACAGGAGATCATCGACGAGGTCATTTCACCCCTTACCATGAAGGATATCTCCGGCGAAGACGATGTCCTGACCGCCTATGACATCATAGAAAAAGACGATCAGGGGAAACGCCTGCTCCCCCGGTCGCCGGAAGAGATCCGGACATTCCGGCAGCGGCTGGAACGCAATCCCTCCTTTGAGGGGGCCCTCTACCGGCGGGACGACAAAACGGGAAATATAACCGATTTCTCGGTCATGATCAAGTTCATCAACCTGGCGGACCAGGACCCTATTGCGCGGGAAATAAAGGAACTCATCGACGGGCACCATGACCTGAAAACGGTCCCCACGGGTATCCCGATCATCAATATCGGCTTTCATAATTACATGCACCGCGATCTCTATACGCTGGTACCGATCGTCATGCTGGTGGTGATCATCGTCTTTTACTTCAATTTCCGCTCCCTGCGGGGCGTGGTCCTTCCCTTTATAACCCTGAGCCTGACGGAGATCTGGATCATGGGGCTCATGGGGTACCTGGGCCACAGGATCTCTTCCGTGGACCTTTCCCTGCCGCCGCTTATGATCGCCGTGGGAAGTTCCTATTCGATCCACATTCTCAACCAGTATTACGCCGATTTCGCGATGATCAGTGGTGACGACAAGCGCAAGGGCCTGTCCCGCTCCATGTCCCACATATCACTGACGGTCCTGCTGGCGGGGCTGACGACCTTCATCGCCTTCATAACCCTGATCTCCAGCGAGATCACCGCCATCAGGGACTGGGGATTTTACTCGGCCGTGGGGGTCATGTTCGCCGTTTTCATCTCTTCTTCCCTGATCCCGGCGGGACTGGCCGTCCTTCCGCACACCATACCGTCCCTTCTCATGAACCGGGACAAGACCCTCAAGACCACCCTGGTGGACCGCGTGATCGCCCTGACGACGAAAGCGGCCGTGGTTCATTACAGAAAAGTCCTCGCCGTCGTGACCATACTGATCATCTTCGGCATCGCCGGCGCGTTCAGGCTCAACGTGGAAACGGTGTTCCTCAATTACATGAAGGAGGGGGACGTGATCCGGGACAACGCAACGGAGATCGCCGAGAAATTCGGGGGGTTCGAGGGATTCGCGATCCTTCTCGATTCGAGAAGGCCCGATGGTGTCAAGGACCGCGAGTTCCTCGAAGTCGTGGAGCGGTTCCGTGCCTGGCTCATGGCACCGGAAAACAGGGACCTTTTCATCGGAAGGACCGATGCCTTTCCCGATCTTGTCAAGACCATGCACATGGCCATGAATAACGATGAGCGGACATTTTACGCGATCCCTCAGCGGCAGTCCGATATTATCGATTACCTGGAGATCTACGGCGGTGATGACGATGACTTCGACGGCCGCTTCGACGAGTTCGAGCCCTTCGTTGATGGAGAATTCAGAACGGTAAACATCCTGGCCCGGCTTCAGCAGAGAAAAGACCATTCCGTGGGGACGGCGGAAATAAAGATGGTCTCGGAACGGATGGACCAGTATCTCCGGACGGAGCTTCCCCGTAACATCGGTTACACGATCTCGGGATTCCCCATGATCGAGGAGAAACTTGTCCACTACATTGTAACGGGTCAGATGACCAGTCTCTTTCTTTCCCTTATTATCGTGGGACTCATCGTCGCTCTTCTTTTCAATCAAATTAAAGCGGCGCCACTGGCCCTGGTCCCCATGAGCGTGGCCGTGATACTGAATTTCGGGATCATGGGATGGCTCGGCATCAATCTTGACATGGTGACCTCGCTCATCGCGGCCATTACCATCGGCATCGGTGTGGACGATACCATTCATTTCCTCAATACTTTCCGGCACAACCGGGCCCTGGGGCTCCCCGTGGATGAGACGATCACCCGCACCCTTGCCGTGGCGGGCAAAGCGATCACGTTCACATCACTGGCCCTGATACTGGGATTCATGGTCTTTACCGTGTCAACCTTCATTCCCGTCATTCTCTTCGGGGTGCTCATGGCAATGACCATGGTGGCCACCACTGTCGGCGCTCTCATCGTACTCCCCGCCGTCATCATGGCATCGGGCGTTGATCTCAAAACGTACAAATCAGAGTCACGAATCAGGAAATACCTGGATCTCGACCGGCTGCTGGGGCTGGAACAGGAAGAGGAAAAATCTCTGTAA
- a CDS encoding MMPL family transporter, producing MNRYINFALRRPVTVLVILFIITLALIPGIGRLEFDNSVESFMPEHDSEYIYYKQVKKIYGDNGRFFIMAVSDKDLWDPETIKRINNIIIDLEEYKDFDRQREEDRLNRFDAVMAQGGMESTQLLGMFRDDPPFFRVLDRKIKKHIGGRDYLREKDLKKLRRELSRTFAFKERQVIDTILSPLTAKDITGEGDVLETYDLIEEDDAGNRILPATTEEVAAFREKLLRNPAFEKGIYARSPETGKITDFGIIVKFINLEDQDPTIREMMEIVDGHSDLHIVPTGVAVVNMWMNDYMHDDLFRNVPLVLLVVVIIFYFNFRSLRGVLLPLTTLGMAELWILGLMGYVGVKITGVGVALPPLMIAVGSSYAIHILNQYYTDFDIITAAGKQEGLRTTMFHISLTVLLAGITTFIAFMTLATSEVSAIREWGICSAVGVMFAVAISCSLIPAGLMLLPHKMPALMLTKDNKRKQTVIDSIIRLAVRGSTEHYYAVLIVVGVIVCISIVGMFRLKVETAFLTYFKEHDTIRVNTQIIGEKLGGGWGFNILINSGSPDGVKDPRLLNVVEELRQWLVAEENADLNIGRTDAFSDFIKTMHMAMNNDDRDRYRIPENRIDIVDYLELYGGDDDDSDGRYDEFEPFVDGTYQTTNILARLSRKQQEEVNTTIIKHIFAKIGDYLDSNLPAPFTYTLSGFPMMNVKFVYYVIKGQIQSLFLSLLVVGLIVMFLFQRLKAGPLALIPMSTAVIINFGIMGWFGIALDMATSVIAAITIGIGVDDTIHFLNTYRRNRALGHGVDETIARTLAVSGKAIIFTSLALIFGFSVLITSHFKPIILFGILTASTMINTTIGALLVLPSTIKATGINLTVREEKSWFWNMVNLDRFLGLEEYK from the coding sequence ATGAACAGATACATCAATTTCGCCCTGCGAAGACCGGTGACGGTCCTCGTTATTCTCTTCATCATCACTCTGGCCCTTATTCCCGGTATCGGCAGGCTCGAGTTCGACAACTCCGTCGAATCCTTCATGCCGGAGCATGACAGCGAGTACATCTACTATAAACAGGTCAAGAAGATATATGGTGACAACGGCAGGTTCTTCATCATGGCCGTTTCCGACAAAGACCTCTGGGACCCCGAAACTATCAAGCGCATCAACAATATCATCATCGACCTGGAAGAGTACAAGGATTTCGACCGGCAGCGGGAGGAAGACCGCCTGAACCGGTTCGACGCCGTCATGGCGCAGGGCGGCATGGAAAGTACGCAACTCCTTGGAATGTTCAGGGATGATCCTCCCTTTTTCCGTGTACTGGACCGGAAGATAAAAAAACACATCGGCGGGAGGGATTATCTCCGTGAAAAGGACCTGAAGAAGCTGCGAAGGGAGCTCTCCCGGACCTTCGCTTTCAAGGAGCGGCAGGTGATCGACACCATCCTTTCGCCCCTGACGGCGAAGGATATCACCGGTGAGGGCGATGTCCTGGAAACCTACGACCTTATAGAGGAGGACGACGCAGGGAATCGGATACTGCCGGCAACGACCGAAGAGGTAGCGGCCTTCAGGGAAAAGCTCCTGCGAAACCCGGCCTTTGAGAAGGGAATATACGCGCGGTCTCCTGAAACGGGGAAGATCACCGATTTCGGTATCATCGTCAAGTTCATCAACCTGGAAGACCAGGACCCCACCATCCGGGAAATGATGGAGATCGTGGACGGTCATTCCGATCTCCACATCGTTCCCACCGGTGTCGCCGTCGTCAACATGTGGATGAACGACTACATGCACGATGACCTGTTCCGGAACGTCCCCCTGGTCCTTCTGGTGGTAGTCATCATTTTCTACTTCAATTTCCGTTCCTTACGGGGAGTGCTCCTCCCCCTGACAACGCTGGGAATGGCTGAATTATGGATCCTCGGTCTCATGGGATACGTGGGGGTCAAGATCACCGGCGTGGGGGTCGCCCTGCCGCCGCTCATGATAGCCGTGGGCAGTTCCTACGCTATACATATCCTGAACCAGTACTATACGGACTTCGACATCATCACGGCGGCCGGAAAACAGGAGGGTCTGCGAACAACCATGTTCCACATATCCCTGACGGTCCTCCTGGCGGGTATCACGACCTTCATCGCCTTCATGACGCTGGCGACCAGCGAGGTCTCCGCCATCAGGGAGTGGGGCATCTGCTCTGCCGTGGGCGTCATGTTCGCCGTGGCCATATCCTGCTCGCTCATACCGGCAGGGCTCATGCTCCTGCCCCACAAAATGCCGGCACTCATGCTCACGAAGGACAATAAAAGGAAGCAGACCGTCATCGATTCCATCATCCGCCTGGCGGTGCGTGGCAGCACGGAACACTACTACGCCGTGCTGATCGTCGTGGGTGTCATTGTTTGTATCTCGATCGTGGGCATGTTCAGATTGAAGGTGGAAACCGCCTTTCTCACCTACTTCAAGGAACATGACACGATCCGGGTCAACACGCAGATCATCGGGGAAAAACTGGGGGGCGGCTGGGGGTTCAACATCCTCATCAATTCGGGCTCGCCTGACGGCGTCAAAGACCCCCGCCTGCTGAACGTCGTCGAAGAACTGCGGCAATGGCTCGTGGCGGAGGAAAACGCCGACCTGAACATCGGCCGCACCGACGCGTTCTCGGACTTCATCAAGACCATGCACATGGCCATGAACAACGATGACCGGGACCGCTACCGGATCCCGGAGAACCGTATCGACATCGTGGATTACCTGGAACTGTACGGCGGTGACGATGATGACTCCGACGGACGATACGATGAATTCGAGCCCTTCGTCGACGGCACCTATCAGACGACCAACATCCTGGCACGGCTCTCCCGGAAACAGCAGGAAGAGGTCAACACCACGATCATCAAGCATATCTTCGCAAAAATAGGCGATTACCTGGACAGCAATCTGCCGGCGCCTTTCACCTATACCCTTTCGGGATTCCCCATGATGAATGTCAAGTTCGTCTATTACGTCATCAAGGGACAGATACAGAGCCTCTTTCTCTCACTTCTCGTAGTGGGGTTGATCGTGATGTTCCTCTTTCAGCGGCTGAAGGCGGGGCCCCTGGCGCTGATCCCCATGAGCACGGCGGTTATCATCAATTTCGGCATCATGGGGTGGTTCGGGATCGCCCTTGATATGGCCACCTCGGTTATTGCGGCCATCACCATCGGCATCGGCGTGGATGATACCATTCACTTTCTGAACACCTACCGCCGGAACCGCGCCCTCGGGCACGGCGTGGACGAAACGATCGCCCGCACTCTGGCGGTATCGGGGAAGGCCATCATTTTCACCTCCCTGGCACTGATATTCGGATTTTCGGTTCTTATCACCTCTCACTTCAAGCCCATCATCCTTTTTGGAATACTGACGGCATCGACGATGATCAACACGACCATCGGCGCCCTGCTTGTCCTCCCCTCCACCATCAAGGCGACGGGTATCAACCTTACCGTGCGGGAAGAAAAATCCTGGTTCTGGAACATGGTCAATCTTGACCGGTTTCTCGGACTTGAAGAATATAAATGA
- a CDS encoding PAS domain S-box protein gives MTYSALFETVTLIICITALMFIPRITDAILEKTPKRLLAVSLLVLTFSALSNTLQHLQITDYFDPIEDFVEVFFPLFFLSFCYATVTSRRITELKEAHSLLHGERNRIQQYLDVAGVMILVLDLDGTIRLINRKGCEILGAREDKLTGRNWFDNFLPEHVRRGVREFFQQILTSPDAEVTDAENEVITSDGTLRMIDWHNVLLRDDTGRPTAVLCSGEDVTERRNAEEALRRSEENYRLFFENVHDVIYAVDRDFRVLSVSPSVKPILGYRPEEVIGAFFPDLGIIPEEYLEKALADTQRVLGGENVSSTTYEFITRDGRRRFGEISGAPLYRDGEVIAVISVARDITERKRIENALEESEKRYRELVRFAPAGIYEVAYRENRFISVNDVMCEYTGYTRDELLTMKLFDLFTEESRALALQRIDQLSRGESVPDSVEYRIRTKGGRDIWILLNARYRFQEGELRGASGVIYDITEQVRAKEAVEESERRYQALFDRSLDAVFINDFNGNFLDANTAALNMLGYSRNEISSLNFLSFLDEEQMMKAAAILDELKETGFQKSLSEFRLRRKDGTHIYVETEAAVIVREGSAYAILGIARDITGRKKAEEERERSLREKEALLREIHHRVKNNMQVISSMMSLQLDQTDDENIRALLEESRSRVRSMALIHEKLYLSGDLSRVNFGEYLDGLAKHLFQTYSDMAGHISLETRIEDIEFEIETAIPCGLITNELISNALKHAFPGNRNGRILVAMAKNSDGSYTLTVSDDGIGCPEGLKPSEAKSFGLQLVQILTEQLDGTLTIEGTEGTTLSLTFTKPQYSRRY, from the coding sequence ATGACATACAGCGCCCTGTTTGAAACAGTGACCCTCATCATTTGCATTACCGCCTTGATGTTCATTCCCCGCATCACTGACGCAATTCTGGAGAAAACGCCCAAAAGGCTTCTCGCTGTATCGCTGCTGGTCCTGACTTTTTCGGCCCTGTCAAACACCCTTCAACATCTTCAAATTACGGATTATTTTGACCCTATCGAGGACTTTGTCGAGGTCTTTTTCCCCCTGTTTTTTCTTTCCTTCTGTTATGCCACCGTAACATCCCGCCGGATCACGGAACTGAAGGAGGCCCATTCCCTGCTTCACGGAGAGAGAAACCGGATCCAGCAGTATCTCGATGTGGCCGGCGTCATGATCCTTGTCCTGGACCTCGACGGAACGATCCGTCTTATCAACAGAAAGGGGTGTGAAATACTCGGCGCCCGCGAGGACAAGCTCACAGGGCGGAACTGGTTCGACAATTTTCTTCCCGAGCATGTTCGGCGTGGTGTCAGAGAATTTTTCCAGCAGATACTCACCTCACCGGACGCCGAGGTCACGGACGCGGAGAATGAGGTCATCACCAGCGACGGCACTCTTCGCATGATCGACTGGCACAATGTCCTGCTCCGGGACGACACGGGGCGCCCAACGGCGGTCCTCTGCTCCGGCGAAGACGTTACCGAACGAAGAAATGCCGAGGAGGCGCTGCGCCGGAGCGAAGAAAATTACCGGCTCTTCTTTGAAAATGTTCACGACGTGATCTATGCCGTTGACAGGGATTTCAGGGTCCTCTCCGTTTCACCCTCGGTGAAACCGATCCTGGGGTACCGGCCCGAGGAAGTAATCGGCGCCTTCTTTCCCGACCTGGGGATTATCCCGGAAGAATACCTTGAGAAGGCGCTGGCGGACACGCAGCGGGTACTGGGGGGAGAAAATGTCTCTTCGACGACCTACGAATTCATTACCAGGGACGGTCGCCGGAGGTTCGGAGAGATCAGCGGCGCGCCCCTCTATCGCGACGGCGAAGTCATCGCCGTCATCTCCGTGGCACGGGATATCACGGAGCGGAAACGGATCGAGAACGCCCTCGAAGAAAGCGAAAAACGGTACCGGGAACTTGTACGATTCGCCCCGGCGGGGATCTATGAGGTCGCTTACCGGGAAAACCGCTTCATCAGCGTTAACGACGTGATGTGCGAATATACGGGATATACCCGCGATGAACTGCTGACCATGAAACTCTTCGATCTCTTCACGGAGGAAAGCAGGGCGCTGGCGCTTCAGCGGATAGACCAACTCTCACGGGGGGAGAGCGTCCCCGACTCGGTCGAGTACCGCATCAGAACGAAGGGGGGCAGGGACATCTGGATACTGCTCAATGCCCGGTACCGGTTTCAAGAGGGAGAGCTTCGGGGAGCCTCGGGCGTCATCTATGACATCACGGAACAGGTCCGCGCCAAGGAGGCGGTTGAAGAAAGCGAACGCCGATACCAGGCGCTCTTCGACCGGTCTCTCGACGCCGTTTTCATCAATGATTTCAACGGAAATTTTCTCGATGCCAACACCGCCGCCCTGAACATGCTGGGATACAGCAGGAACGAAATCTCATCTCTGAATTTTCTTTCATTCCTTGACGAAGAGCAGATGATGAAGGCGGCGGCTATTCTCGATGAATTGAAGGAAACGGGGTTTCAGAAGAGTCTCTCCGAGTTCAGGCTCAGGCGCAAGGACGGAACTCATATATATGTGGAGACGGAAGCGGCCGTCATTGTGCGGGAAGGAAGCGCCTACGCCATCCTGGGGATCGCCCGGGACATCACCGGCAGGAAGAAGGCCGAGGAGGAACGGGAGCGGTCCCTTCGGGAGAAGGAAGCGCTGCTCCGGGAAATCCACCACCGGGTGAAGAACAACATGCAGGTCATATCCAGCATGATGAGCCTGCAGCTCGACCAGACTGATGACGAGAACATCCGCGCCCTCCTGGAAGAGAGCCGTTCACGGGTGCGTTCCATGGCGCTCATCCATGAAAAGCTCTATCTGTCGGGGGACCTTTCACGGGTCAACTTCGGCGAGTACCTCGACGGGCTGGCGAAGCATCTCTTTCAGACATACAGCGATATGGCCGGCCACATCTCATTAGAGACCCGGATAGAGGACATCGAGTTCGAGATCGAGACGGCGATCCCCTGCGGCCTCATCACCAACGAACTGATCTCGAACGCGTTGAAACACGCCTTTCCCGGCAACCGCAACGGCAGGATCCTCGTCGCCATGGCAAAGAACAGCGACGGTTCATATACCCTCACCGTCAGTGACGACGGCATCGGCTGTCCGGAAGGATTGAAACCGTCGGAGGCGAAGTCTTTCGGCCTTCAGCTCGTCCAGATCCTGACGGAACAACTGGACGGCACCCTCACCATAGAGGGCACGGAGGGCACAACCCTTTCCCTGACCTTTACGAAACCCCAATACAGCCGCCGTTACTGA
- the sfsA gene encoding DNA/RNA nuclease SfsA produces MNRHGESLHLFHNTCEAVFERRLNRFTVECELQGRRELAYLPNPGRLRELLLPGRRLILTGDRRRAGSRLRHTAVAVEREGSFIMLHTHRANDVVEWLLKKRLVPGFEDAVITGREVSRGRSRFDFLLIRDGKPFLLEVKSCTLFERSIAMFPDAVTQRGERHLRELSGHVEEGTPAGVLFLVQWPRARYFFPDYHTDPAFARTFVTVKDMLTCKPIAVEWERDLSLKPRVTELSIPWHVIESEARDRGSYLLILHVPEGGNIGIGKLGTIAFSAGHYIYVGSAQAGLTKRIERHLRKRKRFHWHIDYLRERADRCTALPIRSSARLECDLAAAVGMIARAPVPGFGSSNCRCHSHLFAMDGDPLDDPRFIDIVQRFRMGRLEPIIEAAKTY; encoded by the coding sequence ATGAACCGTCACGGTGAATCCCTCCATCTTTTTCACAATACCTGCGAGGCCGTCTTTGAACGGCGTCTGAACCGCTTCACCGTGGAATGCGAGCTTCAGGGGCGGCGGGAGCTAGCATATCTGCCGAACCCCGGCCGTCTCAGGGAACTGCTCCTTCCGGGACGCCGGCTCATACTGACCGGGGACCGCCGGCGGGCCGGATCACGGCTGCGCCATACCGCCGTGGCGGTTGAGCGCGAGGGTTCGTTCATTATGCTCCACACACACCGGGCGAACGACGTGGTGGAATGGCTCCTGAAGAAGCGGCTGGTACCGGGCTTCGAGGACGCGGTCATCACCGGGAGGGAGGTGTCCCGGGGACGGAGCAGGTTCGATTTTCTCCTCATCCGGGATGGAAAACCGTTCCTGCTGGAAGTCAAGTCCTGCACGCTTTTTGAAAGATCGATCGCCATGTTTCCCGACGCCGTCACTCAGCGGGGGGAACGGCATCTCCGGGAACTGTCCGGCCACGTTGAAGAAGGAACGCCGGCGGGGGTTCTCTTTCTCGTGCAATGGCCTCGTGCCCGGTATTTTTTCCCCGACTACCACACCGACCCGGCATTCGCCCGTACCTTCGTCACAGTAAAGGACATGCTAACCTGCAAACCGATCGCCGTCGAATGGGAGCGGGACCTTTCCCTCAAACCCCGGGTTACGGAGCTTTCGATCCCCTGGCACGTCATCGAGTCCGAAGCCCGTGACCGTGGAAGTTATCTTCTTATCCTGCACGTCCCCGAGGGCGGGAACATCGGCATCGGCAAACTGGGTACGATCGCCTTCAGTGCCGGTCATTATATCTACGTCGGTTCGGCACAGGCCGGCCTGACAAAGCGGATCGAGCGCCATCTGAGAAAGCGAAAACGATTCCACTGGCATATCGATTACCTTCGGGAACGTGCCGATCGCTGCACGGCCCTGCCGATACGGTCTTCCGCCCGTCTTGAATGTGACCTGGCGGCGGCGGTCGGCATGATCGCCCGGGCACCGGTGCCCGGCTTCGGGTCGTCGAACTGCCGGTGTCACAGTCACCTGTTCGCCATGGACGGCGACCCTCTCGATGACCCCCGTTTTATCGATATTGTGCAGCGCTTTCGTATGGGCCGGCTGGAACCGATCATTGAAGCGGCAAAGACATATTGA
- a CDS encoding DUF3568 family protein encodes MGTSPYRMVIPAIIIFLITACGQGFQMGVGDRVIGVQSGKFFYTDGILKTEYSGAGFNEVWTASEKTLEQLGAHDITREKNIATAKLTGTVEGETVRIDIQYLSKDITLVAVRVGLSGDTLASKYIHEKIKENLINK; translated from the coding sequence ATGGGCACATCTCCGTATCGCATGGTGATACCGGCAATCATTATTTTCCTCATCACCGCCTGTGGTCAGGGATTCCAGATGGGTGTGGGAGACCGGGTGATCGGCGTCCAATCAGGAAAATTTTTCTATACCGACGGCATCCTCAAGACGGAATACAGCGGCGCCGGCTTCAACGAGGTCTGGACAGCCTCGGAAAAAACCCTTGAGCAGCTGGGTGCCCACGATATCACACGGGAAAAGAACATCGCCACGGCGAAGCTCACGGGGACCGTCGAGGGAGAGACGGTACGCATCGATATCCAGTACCTGTCCAAGGACATCACCCTCGTCGCCGTCAGGGTCGGCCTTTCCGGGGATACTCTCGCGTCCAAGTATATTCACGAGAAAATCAAGGAAAACCTGATCAACAAATAG
- a CDS encoding rhomboid family intramembrane serine protease, with protein sequence MSQNSRKSVLCPQCRKLVSSDEPRCPYCGLPNPGARWKQKLSRGFLRDPYRIIRFIIYTNVVFYVLSLLLDRAMPGMSANPLLFLSPSNRSLFLLGATGTIPLYQYQWWWTLVSASYLHGGLLHIFFNMMALRQIGPFVIHEYGVGRFFILYTLTGIAGFFLSALAGVSFTIGASASICGLIGATLYYGRSRGDNFGQAIYRQVMGWVVALGLFGFLVPGINNWGHGGGILAGIALGFLLGYNDRKRETGLHHLLALFCLVLTIAVLAWAVIQGTYYSFAS encoded by the coding sequence ATGTCTCAGAACTCCCGCAAATCTGTTCTCTGCCCGCAGTGCAGAAAACTGGTCAGTTCCGACGAGCCCCGGTGTCCCTACTGCGGGCTTCCGAACCCCGGAGCACGGTGGAAGCAGAAACTCTCCCGCGGATTTCTGCGGGACCCATACCGGATCATCAGGTTCATCATCTATACCAATGTGGTTTTTTACGTGCTGTCGCTCCTCCTCGACCGCGCCATGCCCGGCATGTCGGCGAACCCGCTCCTCTTCCTGTCACCCTCGAACAGGAGTCTTTTTCTCCTGGGGGCGACGGGAACGATCCCCCTCTACCAGTACCAGTGGTGGTGGACCCTGGTATCCGCTTCGTACCTCCACGGCGGGCTGCTCCATATTTTCTTCAACATGATGGCGCTTCGACAGATCGGTCCCTTTGTCATTCATGAATACGGGGTGGGCAGGTTCTTCATACTCTACACCCTGACCGGCATTGCGGGATTTTTCCTGTCCGCTCTGGCCGGCGTCAGCTTCACCATCGGCGCGTCGGCAAGTATCTGCGGGCTCATCGGCGCGACACTGTACTACGGCAGAAGCAGGGGTGACAATTTCGGTCAGGCCATCTACCGCCAGGTGATGGGCTGGGTCGTGGCCCTGGGTCTCTTCGGGTTTCTCGTACCCGGCATCAATAACTGGGGGCACGGCGGGGGCATCCTGGCGGGCATCGCCCTGGGATTTCTTCTGGGATACAACGACCGGAAGAGAGAAACCGGCCTGCACCATCTGCTGGCCCTCTTCTGTCTTGTGCTTACCATCGCCGTCCTGGCATGGGCGGTCATCCAGGGCACGTACTACAGTTTCGCTTCCTGA